The genomic DNA GCGGGCGGCCGCGTTGACGCTCGCCGCCCCCTGCGAGCCGCCGCTGACCAGGAGCGTCGGCCGCCGACCGGCGTCCTCGGGCTCGAGACCCAGGGCCGCGCGCGCCGCGGGCCGGTCGGCCGCACGGTCGAGGTCGGCGACGCCCCGGCGCAGCGGCAGCCCGATCAGCGTGGCGTGGGCCAGCGGCGTGCCGGGGAAGGACGTGTACACGTGGCGGGTCACCCGGGCGGCCAGCCGGTTGGCCAGCCCGGGCAGCGCGTTCTGCTCGTGGACGACCACGGGGACGCGACGGGCCCGCGCGGCGAGGTAGACCGGCGTGGAGACGTAGCCGCCGAACCCCACCACGACGTCGGCCTCGTGGCGGCGCAGGACGTCGTCCGCCGCGCGGACCGCCGCGCCGAGGCGGCCGGGGACGCGGAGCAGGTCGGGCCCGGGACGGCGCGGCATCGGCACCGGGGGGATGAGCTCGAGGGCGAGGCCGGCGGCCGGCACGACCGTCGTCTCGAGCCCGCGCGCCGTGCCCACCGCGACGACCCGCGAGCCGGGCGCGAGGCGCAGCAGCTCCTGGGCGGTCGCGATCAGCGGCGAGGTGTGGCCGGCGGTGCCGCCGCCGGCCAGGACGACCGAGACGGGTGCGCTCACGCGCGGGCTCGCGGACGCCGCGAGGCGGTGGTCGAGGTGGTCACCGTGACGCGCGGCCGGGTGCCGCCGCGGCGCGAGGCGAGCAGCGCCCGGGCCCCGGGCTCGCGCCGGGCGCAGCCGAGCAGGACGCCGACGGCGAGCAGGTTGCCGATCAGCGCCGACCCCCCGTACGAGACGAGGGGCAGCGGCACGCCGGCGATGGGGAGCAGGCGGAGCACGACGGCGAGGTTGAACAGGGCCTGCACCACGAACCAGGTCGTGACGCCGCCCGCGGCGTAGCGGGTGAACGGGTCGTCGGAGCGCGACGCGATGCGGAAGCCGGCGTAGCCGAGCAGGCCGATCAGGGCGAGCACGACGAGCGAGCCGAAGAGCCCGAACTCCTCGCCGAGCACGGCGAAGATGAAGTCGGTGTGTGCCTCGGGGAGGCTGCCCCACTTCTGCCGGCTGGCGCCCAGGCCCATCCCCCACCAGCCGCCGGAGGCGATGGCGAACATGCCGGCCTGGGCCTGGTCGTTGATGCCGTTGACGTTGACGCTCGGGTCGAGGAAGGCGGCGAGGCGCCGCATCCGGACCGGCGAGGTGACGAACAGCCCGACCACGCCGAGGAACCCGACCCCGGCCAGCCCGGCGAGCACCCGGCCCGGCGCGCCGACGATCCACAGGATCCCCGCGACGATCCCGGCGAGCACGACGGCGGTGCCGGCGTCGCCCTGGAAGACGACCAGCGCGATGACCAGGCCGGCGCCGGGGAGGAAGGGGACGAGCAGGTGGAAGGGCCGGTCGAGCAGCTTCTGCTTGCGGGCGAGCACGTCCGCGCCCCAGACGACCATGGCCAGCTTGGCGAACTCCGCGGGCTGGATGCCGAAGCCGGCGACGCCGGTCGAGAGCCAGTTGCGGTTGCCGTTGATCGTCATGCCGAGCGGGGTGTAGGTGAGCACGAGCAGCAGGACCGCGAGGCCCATGCCGACCCAGCTCACCCAGCGCAGCGTCGCGACCGGGAGCCGCATGATCACCACGGCGCCGACGACGCCGATGCCGAGGAAGATCAGCTGGCGCTTGACGTAGTAGTACGAGTCGCCGGTGGTCAGGTAGGCGTTCACGCTCGAGGCGGACAGCACCATCATCAGCCCGACGACGAGCAGCAGCGCGACCGAGCCGAGCACCAGGTGGTAGCTGGTCATGGGCCGGTCCAGCACCGCCCGCAGCCAGAGGGCCAGCGCGCGCCCGGGGCTCGGCGCGATGTCCGTCCGCGGGCCCGCCTTGCGGCTGCGCCGGGGGTCCTTGACCTCTGAGGGGGTCACGGTCGTCACGGCGGCTCCTCTCGTGCTGCGTACGGGCCCGTCCCGACCGGGGTGCCGGTCAGGGAGCGAGCGCGCGCACCGCCTCGGTGAAGGCGTCGCCGCGGGCGGCGTAGTCAGCGAACATGTCCAGGCTGGCGCAGCCCGGCGCGAGGAGGACCACGTCTCCCGGGCGGGCCAGGGACGCGGCCGTCGCGACGGCCCGTGCCATGACGTCGGCGGCCCCCTCGCGGGTGGCAGCCGGCGCCACGCGTCCATCTTCGGCGGTCCCCACGACCTCGACCGGCACATCGGGTGCGTGTCGAGCGAGCGCTTCGGCGACCACCGGCGCGTCGACGCCCAGCAGCACGGCGGCCCGCAGCCGGGGCGCGTGCTTGGCCACGAGCTCCTCGAACCGCGTGCCCTTGGCCTGCCCGCCGGCGACCCACACGACGCGCGGGCCGGACGGGTCGGAGGGGTCGCCGAAGGCCTGCAGGGCCGCGTCGGCGGCGTGCGGGTTCGTCGCCTTGGAGTCGTCGACGAAGCGCACCCCGCGCCGCTCCCCCACGGTCTGGATCTTGTGAGCGCCGACCCGGACGCCGCGCAGGCCGTCGCGCACGGCGGTCGCGGGGACGCCGTAGGAGCGGGCGAGCGCCGCGGCGGCCAGCGCGTTGGCGACGACGTGCGGCGGGGGCGGGTCGCCCTCGGGGACCCCCGCGGCGACGGCCACGTCGGCCAGCGTGGCGAGCTCGAGCGCGGAGTCGCGGCGCTGCTCGATGAACGCGCGGTCGACGAGCAGGTCGTCGACGACCCCGAGCATCGAGGGCCCCGGCGTGCCCAGGGTGAAGCCGATGGCGCGCGCGCCCTCGACGACGTCGGCCTCCTCGACCATCGACTCGGTGGCGCGGTCGGCGACGTTGTAGACGCAGGCGTGGGTGACGCCCTCGTAGATCTTGGCCTTCGCCGCCCCGTACGCCTCGTAGCCGCCGTGCCAGGACAGGTGGTCGGGCTGCAGGTTCAGCACCGCCGCCGAGTGCAGCGACAGCGAGCTCGACCAGTGCAGCTGGTGGCTCGACAGCTCCACGGCGAGGACGTCGTACGGCTCGGGGTCGAGGACGATCTCCATCACCGGGCGGCCGATGTTGCCGACGGCCGCGGTCCGCAGGCCGGCCGCGGCGAGCATCGCCTCGAGCATCTGCGTGGTCGTGGTCTTGCCGTTGGTGCCGGTGATCCCGAGCCACGGGATGACCTTGGCCGGCCGGCTCAGCCGCCAGGCGAGCTCGACCTCGCTCCAGACCGGCACGGACTGCGCGAGCGCCTGGACCAGGATCGGCGCGGTCGGCGGGAAGCCGGTGGTGACGACGAGGTCGGCGTGCTCGGGCAGGTCCGCGGTCGACCCGGGCCCCAGGCGCACGGTCGCCCCGAGCACCTCGAGCAGCGCGCCCTTGTCGGTGTTCGCCTCGCTCGCCGCGTCGTCGAGCACGGTCACCCGCGCCCCCAGCTGCAGCAGCCCGTCCGCCGCCGCGAAGCCGGACACCCCGACCCCGGCGATCACGACGTGCGCGTCCGGCCAGGGCGACGCCCCGTCGGCGGTCCTCATCCAGGAGATGCTCACACCCCCACCCCATCACGTCCGCGCCTCAGGGCCCAGCCTCCGGCCGACCCCACGGCGACCAGTGGTCAGGTGTGGTCGACGACACGCCGCCGAGACGACCACAAGTGACCAGTGGTCAGGTCAGAGGTGCGGCAGGGACCCGTCGGAGCGAAGCGGGAGAGGGCAATCACGCGTTGCCCGCGACCCACTCCGCGTAGAAGATGCCCAGGCCCGCGGCGACGAAGAGGCCGCAGATGATCCAGAAGCGCATGACGATCGTGACCTGCGCCCAGTTCAGCAGCTCGAAGTGGTGGTGGATCGGCGACATCTTGAAGATGCGCTTGCCCTTGGTCGCCTTGAAGTAGCTGACCTGCAGCACGACCGACATCACCTCGATGACGAGCAGCCCGCCGAGGATGATGAGCAGCAGCTCGGTGCGGGTGAAGATCGCCATCCCGGCCAGCGCGCCGCCCAGCGACAGCGAACCGGTGTCGCCCATGAAGATCTTCGCGGGCTCGGCGTTCCACCACAGGAAGCCGAAGCAGGCCCCGGCCAGGGCGACGGCGACGACGGCGAGGTCGTACGGGTCGCGCACCTCGTAGCACTTGGGCCCGGCCGAGGAGACGTAGGCGCAGGACTGGTTGTACTGCCAGATGTTGATGAGCGTGTACGCGCCGAAGATCATCACGCAGGCGCCGGAGGCGAGCCCGTCGAGGCCGTCGGTGAGGTTGACCCCGTTGCTCGCCGCGGCGATCAGCAGGATCACCCAGAGCACGACCAGCACGATCGGCAGCGTCGGGAACCAGCTGATGTCGCGCAGGAAGGAGATCGCGTTCGAGGCCGGGGTGATGCCGCGCTCGTCGGGGAACTGCAGCGCGAGCAGGCCGAAGACGACGGCGACGATCGTCTGCCCGGCGATCTTGGCCTTGCTCCGCAGGCCCAGCGAGCGCTGCTTGCTGATCTTGATGAAGTCGTCGAGGAAGCCCACGACACCGAGCCCGGCGAAGAGGAACAGCACGAGCAGGCCCGAGGCCGAGGGCAGCGTCCAGGTGATGAGGTGGCTGACCGCGTACGCGAGCAGGACCGAGGCGATGATGACCAGCCCGCCCATGGTGGGGGTGCCCCGCTTGACGTGGTGCGACGTCGGCCCGTCGTCGCGGATCAGCTGGCCGTAGCCCTTCTTGACCAGGATCCGGATGGCCAGCCGGGTGCCGAGCAGCGTGCCCAGCAGGGCCAGGAAGCCGGCGAGGAAGACGACCTTCACGAGCCGCTCCCGGGCTGTTGGTCCGGCTCGGGCAGGTCCCCGGGGGGGCTCAGGATCTCGTCGGCCACGAGGTTCAAGGCTAGGCCACGCGACGCCTTCACCAGGACGACGTCACCGCCGGCGACCTCCGCGCGGACCCAACGGGCCGCCTCGGCACCGTCCGCGGCGACCCGCGCGCGCCCCGGTTGGCCCTCGACCAGCACCGGCGCGAACTCCCCCAGCGCGATGACCTCGTCGACCCCCGCGGCGGCGACCTGGGCCGACAGCGCGGCGTGCAGCGCGGGTGCCTCGGAGCCCAGCTCGAGCATGTCGCCGAGCACCGCCCACGTCCGCCCGCGGCCCCGGCCGAGCTCGGCCAGGGTCTCCACGGCGGCGGCCATCGAGGCCGGGTTGGCGTTGTAGCTGTCGTTGACGACGGTGACCCCGTCGGCGCGCTCGTGGACCTCCATGCGCCAGCGCGAGGCGGGCTCGGCCGCGCTCAACGCCTCGGCGACGGCCGTCAGGTCGAGCCCGAGCGCGAGCGCCGCGGCGGCCGCCGCGGTGGCGTTGGCCACGTGGTGGCGCCCGGTCCCGCGGAGCGCGACGGCCGCCTCCCCCTCGCTGCCCGCGAGCCGGGCGTGCAGCGTGAAGCGGTAGCGTCCGCGGTCGTCGGCGGCGAGCGCGTCGGCCCAGACCAGGTCGGGCTCGGCCGGCGCCGTCGCCCCGTCCTCGACGACCGCGAAGGGCAGGACCCGTCCGCGCGTCCGGCTCCGCATCGCCCACACGCGGAGGTCGTCGCGGTTGAGCACGGCGGTGCCGGAGTCGTCGAGCGCCTCGACGAGCTCCCCCTTGGCCCGGGCGATGGCCTCCTGCCCGCCGAACTCGCCCACGTGCGCGTGCCCCACGTTGAGCACGACGGCGACGTCGGGCGGCGCGATCCGGCAGAGGTACGCGATGTGGCCGATCCCCCGCGCGCCCATCTCGGCCACGAGGAACGACGTCTCGGAGCCCACCCGGCCCACGGTCAGGGGCACCCCGAGCTCGTTGTTCAGGTTGCCGGCCGGGGCGACGGTCGGGCCGGCGGTGGCGAGCACCGCGCCCAGCAGGTCCTTGGTCGAGGTCTTGCCCTGGGAGCCGGTGAGACCGACCACCCGGAGCCCGTGGGGCCTGCGCCGGTCGACCACGCGCCGGGCGACCTGCCCGAGCGCGACGAGCGGGTCGTCGACCACGAGCTGCGGCCCGGGCGCGTCGGGGACGACGTGCGCGACCAGCACCGCCGCCGCGCCTTGAGCGAGGGCGCCGGCCACGTACGCGTGCCCGTCCACGCGCTCGCCGACGAGGGCGACGAAGAGGGAGCCGACCTCGACGTCCCGGGAGTCCGCGGTGACGTGGGTGACCCACCGGTCGAGGTCGACCGGCACCGTGGTCCCCGGCCGCACCTCCGCACCCGTCACCGACGCCACCTCGCCCACGCGCAGCGGGATCACCGGTCCACCTCGTCCCTCTCCTCGCTCCGGCCGCCGAGCTCCGACCAGGCCCGGCGCACCACGTCGGCGTCCACGAAGGGGTACACGACGCCGGCCACCTCCTGACCGCGCTCGTGGCCCTTGCCGAGCACGAGCACCGTGTCGTCCGGGCCGGCCAGCCCCAGCGCGGTCGCGATGGCGCTGCGCCGGTCGCCGCCGTCGACGACCTGCACGCCCTCACGCCGCACCCCGCGAGCACCGGCGAGCACCTCCGCGCGGATCGCCGCCGGCTCCTCGCCCCGGGGGTTGTCGTCGGTGACGACGACGACGTCGGCGAGCTCGGCCGCGGCCGCCCCCATCGGGCGGCGCTTGCCCGGGTCGCGGTCGCCGCCGGCGCCGAGGACGACCACCACGCGCTGCAGGCCGGCGAGCGCCGCGACCGCGGCCGTCACGGCCTGCGGGGTGTGCGCGAAGTCGACGAAGACCGCCGGGGCGCCCTCCCCCAGGTCGACGCGCTGCATGCGGCCGGGCACCGAGGCGTCCTCGAGCCCGCGGGCCGCCGCCTCCAGGTCGCCGCCCGCCGCGGCGACCATGGCCAGGGCGGTGAGGGCGTTGCGGACGTTGTGCTCCCCGGGCAGCGGCAGCCGGGTCCCGACCTGCCGGTCGCCGACCTGGACGCGCAGGTGCGTACGCCCGTGCTCGGCCGGGCCGACCCGCACCGGGTGGACGTCGGCGTCGGGGCCCAGCCCGGTGGTGGTCACGGGCAGGCCGGCGGCCCGGGCACGGCCCACCAGGACCGGGCCGCGGGCGTCGTCGAGGTTGACCACGGCGTGCCGGGCCCGCTCGGGGGTGAACAGCGACGCCTTGGCCTCGAAGTAGGACTCGACGTCTCCGTGGAAGTCGAGGTGGTCCTCGCCGAAGCCGGTGAAGGCGGCGACGTCGAAGACGACCGCGTCGACGCGACCGAGGACCAGCGCGTGCGACGACACCTCCATGACCAGCGCCTGCGCCCCGCGCTCGACCAGCAGGCCGAGCAGTCCCTGCAGCTCCGGCGACTCCGGGGTGGTCACGGTGGTCCGCGCCCCGCCGAGGTCGCGCCCGTCGAGGCTGAAGCCGATCGTGCCGACCACGCCGGTCGACGTCCCGGCCGCCCGCAGCGCCGCGTCGAGCAGGTACGCCGTCGTCGTCTTGCCCTGCGTCCCGGTGATCCCGTACGCGGTCAGCGCGCGCGCCGGCCAGCCGTAGACCGTGGCGGCGGCGTGGGCCATCGCCCGCCGGGGGTCCTCGACCACCGCGACCGGCAGGACGTCCGCCACGAGCCGCGCGCCGTCGGCGTCGGTGAGCACCGCCACCGCCCCGGCCTGGGCGGCCCGGGCGGCGAAGGAGGCGCCGTGGTGGTGGCGCCCGGGGAGCCCGACGAAGAGGTCGCCCGGCTCGACGAGGCGGGTGTCGAGGGTGACGCCCGAGACCTCCACCGAGGACCCCGCGCCCGGGACGAGCACGTCGAGCGCGACCGGGGTCGTCCGGGCGGGCCGGAGCCTGGTCAGCCCGTCGCCCGCCACCTCGACGACGTCAGGGTCACCGCGGGACCCGACGGTCCGCGGCGTGCGTGCACGCCTCACCAGGTCGTCGGCTCGGGGTCGACCTTGCCCGCGTCCGGCGTCACTGAGTAGCGCGGGAGCGCGTACTTCATGACGTCGCGCCAGACCGGGTTGGCCGTGCTCGTGCCCGTGTCGAACTTGCCGCGCGGGTTGTTCATGACCACGTAGGTGAGGATGTCGGGGTCGTTCAACGGGGCGAAGCCGACGAACGAGGTCACGTAGCCCTTGTAGCGGTGCAGCTCGGGGTCGGCCCGCTGCGCGGT from Microlunatus sagamiharensis includes the following:
- a CDS encoding UDP-N-acetylmuramoyl-tripeptide--D-alanyl-D-alanine ligase; this translates as MIPLRVGEVASVTGAEVRPGTTVPVDLDRWVTHVTADSRDVEVGSLFVALVGERVDGHAYVAGALAQGAAAVLVAHVVPDAPGPQLVVDDPLVALGQVARRVVDRRRPHGLRVVGLTGSQGKTSTKDLLGAVLATAGPTVAPAGNLNNELGVPLTVGRVGSETSFLVAEMGARGIGHIAYLCRIAPPDVAVVLNVGHAHVGEFGGQEAIARAKGELVEALDDSGTAVLNRDDLRVWAMRSRTRGRVLPFAVVEDGATAPAEPDLVWADALAADDRGRYRFTLHARLAGSEGEAAVALRGTGRHHVANATAAAAAALALGLDLTAVAEALSAAEPASRWRMEVHERADGVTVVNDSYNANPASMAAAVETLAELGRGRGRTWAVLGDMLELGSEAPALHAALSAQVAAAGVDEVIALGEFAPVLVEGQPGRARVAADGAEAARWVRAEVAGGDVVLVKASRGLALNLVADEILSPPGDLPEPDQQPGSGS
- the ftsW gene encoding putative lipid II flippase FtsW, translating into MTTVTPSEVKDPRRSRKAGPRTDIAPSPGRALALWLRAVLDRPMTSYHLVLGSVALLLVVGLMMVLSASSVNAYLTTGDSYYYVKRQLIFLGIGVVGAVVIMRLPVATLRWVSWVGMGLAVLLLVLTYTPLGMTINGNRNWLSTGVAGFGIQPAEFAKLAMVVWGADVLARKQKLLDRPFHLLVPFLPGAGLVIALVVFQGDAGTAVVLAGIVAGILWIVGAPGRVLAGLAGVGFLGVVGLFVTSPVRMRRLAAFLDPSVNVNGINDQAQAGMFAIASGGWWGMGLGASRQKWGSLPEAHTDFIFAVLGEEFGLFGSLVVLALIGLLGYAGFRIASRSDDPFTRYAAGGVTTWFVVQALFNLAVVLRLLPIAGVPLPLVSYGGSALIGNLLAVGVLLGCARREPGARALLASRRGGTRPRVTVTTSTTASRRPRARA
- a CDS encoding UDP-N-acetylmuramoyl-L-alanyl-D-glutamate--2,6-diaminopimelate ligase: MAGDGLTRLRPARTTPVALDVLVPGAGSSVEVSGVTLDTRLVEPGDLFVGLPGRHHHGASFAARAAQAGAVAVLTDADGARLVADVLPVAVVEDPRRAMAHAAATVYGWPARALTAYGITGTQGKTTTAYLLDAALRAAGTSTGVVGTIGFSLDGRDLGGARTTVTTPESPELQGLLGLLVERGAQALVMEVSSHALVLGRVDAVVFDVAAFTGFGEDHLDFHGDVESYFEAKASLFTPERARHAVVNLDDARGPVLVGRARAAGLPVTTTGLGPDADVHPVRVGPAEHGRTHLRVQVGDRQVGTRLPLPGEHNVRNALTALAMVAAAGGDLEAAARGLEDASVPGRMQRVDLGEGAPAVFVDFAHTPQAVTAAVAALAGLQRVVVVLGAGGDRDPGKRRPMGAAAAELADVVVVTDDNPRGEEPAAIRAEVLAGARGVRREGVQVVDGGDRRSAIATALGLAGPDDTVLVLGKGHERGQEVAGVVYPFVDADVVRRAWSELGGRSEERDEVDR
- the murD gene encoding UDP-N-acetylmuramoyl-L-alanine--D-glutamate ligase; translation: MRTADGASPWPDAHVVIAGVGVSGFAAADGLLQLGARVTVLDDAASEANTDKGALLEVLGATVRLGPGSTADLPEHADLVVTTGFPPTAPILVQALAQSVPVWSEVELAWRLSRPAKVIPWLGITGTNGKTTTTQMLEAMLAAAGLRTAAVGNIGRPVMEIVLDPEPYDVLAVELSSHQLHWSSSLSLHSAAVLNLQPDHLSWHGGYEAYGAAKAKIYEGVTHACVYNVADRATESMVEEADVVEGARAIGFTLGTPGPSMLGVVDDLLVDRAFIEQRRDSALELATLADVAVAAGVPEGDPPPPHVVANALAAAALARSYGVPATAVRDGLRGVRVGAHKIQTVGERRGVRFVDDSKATNPHAADAALQAFGDPSDPSGPRVVWVAGGQAKGTRFEELVAKHAPRLRAAVLLGVDAPVVAEALARHAPDVPVEVVGTAEDGRVAPAATREGAADVMARAVATAASLARPGDVVLLAPGCASLDMFADYAARGDAFTEAVRALAP
- a CDS encoding UDP-N-acetylglucosamine--N-acetylmuramyl-(pentapeptide) pyrophosphoryl-undecaprenol N-acetylglucosamine transferase; the protein is MSAPVSVVLAGGGTAGHTSPLIATAQELLRLAPGSRVVAVGTARGLETTVVPAAGLALELIPPVPMPRRPGPDLLRVPGRLGAAVRAADDVLRRHEADVVVGFGGYVSTPVYLAARARRVPVVVHEQNALPGLANRLAARVTRHVYTSFPGTPLAHATLIGLPLRRGVADLDRAADRPAARAALGLEPEDAGRRPTLLVSGGSQGAASVNAAARGAADDLLRAGVDVLHVLGPKNITDADVRRVDATTGATYVPLAYVEQMERAYAAVDLMLGRCGAGTVMETATVGLPCVFVPYPHGNGEQARNARPVVDAGGGLLLADADCTPAWVAAEVPGLLADPDRLAGMTSALAGTARRDAATVLAERTLAVAHGAGRKEH
- the mraY gene encoding phospho-N-acetylmuramoyl-pentapeptide-transferase — translated: MKVVFLAGFLALLGTLLGTRLAIRILVKKGYGQLIRDDGPTSHHVKRGTPTMGGLVIIASVLLAYAVSHLITWTLPSASGLLVLFLFAGLGVVGFLDDFIKISKQRSLGLRSKAKIAGQTIVAVVFGLLALQFPDERGITPASNAISFLRDISWFPTLPIVLVVLWVILLIAAASNGVNLTDGLDGLASGACVMIFGAYTLINIWQYNQSCAYVSSAGPKCYEVRDPYDLAVVAVALAGACFGFLWWNAEPAKIFMGDTGSLSLGGALAGMAIFTRTELLLIILGGLLVIEVMSVVLQVSYFKATKGKRIFKMSPIHHHFELLNWAQVTIVMRFWIICGLFVAAGLGIFYAEWVAGNA